A single region of the Nostoc sp. MS1 genome encodes:
- a CDS encoding AMP-binding protein: protein MVDLFKNAQYTTLVDVLNVRSQNQRQKIAFTFLEDGEAEQSVLTYQDLDLQARAIAAYLQSLVPTGSRILLLYPSGLEFVSAFFGCLYAGVIAVPAYPPKRNQKMSRLVAIATNAQASLILTTKKLLVNIQNQFSENSELAKLPLIATDSIALDQAHSWQEPSLNENTLAFLQYTSGSTGTPKGVMVSHGNLLHNEQMIQQAFGHFAEEVIVGWLPLFHDMGLVGNLLQPLYLGMPSILMSPEAFLMKPVRWLETITRYKATTSGGPNFAYDLCVRKVTPEQRANLDLSSWQLAFNGSEPVRAETLEQFAHTFADCGFRKQAFYPCYGMAETTLLVSGGLKTAFPVVRKVQETALRRNQVIDSVSDEKESTKIVGCGKVSLDQKVIIVDPESLTQCTPEQIGEIWFSSPSVAQGYWNQPEQTQQTFQAFTADTKEGPFLRTGDLGFLQGSELFVTGRLKDLIIIRGTNHYPQDIELTVEQSHPVLRSSCGAAFAVEVDGVERLVIAQEVERTSLRQLNVDEVVGAIRKAVSEQHDLQVYAVLLLKPASIPKTSSGKIQRHACRAGFLNNNLNVIEQWMAKPQEIDLIQLQTDIEYIWKKVQNSVQETETKVENNTSTNQSSIITEEKIQAWLISHLSLELKIPANEIDIQESFAYYGMDSAIAVNTVGQLMDWLEFELEPTLFWEYSNIESLTKHLVERCNLLPASTQVCS from the coding sequence ATGGTAGATCTATTTAAGAATGCTCAATACACTACATTGGTAGATGTTTTGAATGTTAGAAGCCAAAATCAGCGCCAAAAAATAGCTTTTACTTTTCTAGAAGATGGCGAAGCTGAACAATCGGTTTTAACATATCAAGACCTAGACTTACAAGCACGTGCTATTGCTGCTTATTTACAATCTCTTGTCCCTACTGGCTCTCGGATTTTACTACTATATCCATCTGGCTTAGAATTTGTTTCTGCCTTTTTTGGATGCCTATATGCAGGAGTTATAGCGGTTCCAGCTTATCCTCCTAAACGCAACCAGAAGATGTCTAGATTAGTAGCGATCGCCACAAATGCACAAGCATCGCTTATTCTCACTACTAAAAAATTGCTAGTAAATATCCAAAATCAATTCAGCGAGAATTCAGAACTAGCAAAGCTACCGCTAATTGCTACAGATAGCATAGCACTAGATCAAGCACATTCATGGCAAGAACCATCCTTAAACGAAAATACCTTGGCTTTCTTGCAATATACTTCAGGCTCTACAGGTACACCAAAAGGAGTGATGGTAAGCCACGGAAACTTACTCCATAACGAGCAAATGATCCAACAAGCCTTTGGACACTTTGCAGAGGAAGTGATTGTTGGGTGGCTACCTTTATTCCACGATATGGGACTCGTAGGTAATTTATTGCAGCCTCTATACCTGGGAATGCCAAGTATTCTGATGTCTCCAGAGGCTTTCTTAATGAAACCTGTAAGATGGCTAGAGACTATTACTCGCTACAAAGCAACTACCAGTGGCGGCCCCAACTTTGCTTATGACTTATGTGTTCGTAAAGTTACCCCAGAACAACGAGCCAACCTTGATTTGAGCAGCTGGCAATTAGCTTTTAATGGTTCAGAACCAGTGCGAGCCGAGACATTAGAACAGTTTGCTCATACCTTTGCTGATTGTGGTTTTCGTAAACAAGCATTCTATCCCTGCTATGGAATGGCTGAGACAACTTTATTAGTATCAGGTGGTTTGAAAACAGCTTTCCCTGTTGTGCGTAAAGTTCAAGAAACAGCCTTAAGGCGAAATCAGGTTATAGACAGTGTAAGTGATGAAAAAGAATCTACAAAAATTGTTGGTTGTGGCAAAGTCTCGTTAGACCAAAAAGTAATTATCGTTGACCCAGAAAGCTTAACTCAATGTACTCCTGAGCAAATAGGCGAAATTTGGTTTTCCAGCCCTAGTGTAGCTCAGGGTTATTGGAACCAACCTGAACAGACACAACAAACATTCCAAGCCTTCACAGCAGATACAAAAGAAGGCCCGTTTTTACGTACAGGAGATTTAGGCTTCTTACAAGGTAGCGAACTATTTGTCACAGGAAGGTTAAAAGACCTGATCATCATCCGAGGTACAAACCATTATCCTCAAGATATTGAATTGACAGTAGAACAAAGTCATCCAGTACTTCGGAGTAGTTGTGGTGCGGCTTTTGCTGTTGAAGTAGATGGAGTTGAAAGACTAGTAATAGCACAAGAAGTAGAAAGGACTTCTTTACGTCAGTTGAATGTAGATGAGGTAGTTGGCGCAATTCGTAAAGCCGTATCAGAACAGCACGATTTGCAAGTATATGCAGTGTTACTGCTTAAACCTGCCAGCATTCCAAAAACATCTAGTGGAAAAATTCAACGTCATGCTTGCCGGGCTGGTTTTTTGAATAACAACTTGAATGTCATTGAGCAATGGATGGCTAAACCGCAAGAAATTGATTTAATTCAGCTACAAACAGATATAGAATATATTTGGAAAAAAGTTCAAAACTCCGTACAAGAAACTGAAACTAAAGTTGAAAACAACACTTCTACCAATCAGTCAAGCATCATCACAGAAGAAAAAATTCAAGCTTGGTTAATTTCTCATTTATCTTTAGAATTGAAAATACCAGCTAATGAAATAGACATTCAAGAATCCTTTGCCTACTACGGTATGGATTCAGCAATAGCAGTCAATACCGTTGGTCAATTGATGGATTGGCTAGAGTTTGAGCTAGAACCAACTCTTTTTTGGGAATACTCTAATATTGAATCTCTGACCAAGCACTTAGTAGAAAGATGCAATTTATTGCCAGCATCCACTCAAGTATGTTCTTAA
- a CDS encoding HNH endonuclease produces MSQGVYPDNWKEIATALKAASNWRCAKCGRVCLRPGEKPDNLTFSERKALILQVHHWNRDPSDNRVENLVCLCSGCHLSYHRFGRGNISPGQLSLFGEQKVS; encoded by the coding sequence ATGAGTCAGGGTGTGTATCCAGACAACTGGAAAGAAATAGCCACAGCATTGAAAGCTGCTTCTAACTGGCGTTGTGCTAAGTGCGGTAGGGTCTGCTTACGTCCAGGGGAAAAACCCGATAACTTAACCTTTTCAGAACGTAAAGCCCTTATCTTACAAGTACATCATTGGAACAGAGATCCGTCTGATAATCGCGTAGAGAACTTGGTTTGTCTGTGTAGTGGCTGTCACTTGTCGTACCACCGTTTTGGGAGAGGCAATATTTCTCCGGGGCAGTTGTCACTGTTTGGAGAGCAGAAAGTTAGTTAA
- a CDS encoding transposase: protein MAHLPQQIISERIDDIVLLLEVMKKMGLPEILNQHLPRHWKQEGLDWGWVACIWLSYIISQGDHRKVRVREWVEQRRYTIEQVCSIKIRETDFTDDRLGILLKRLSKPETWSQIERFLTQNTIRAYELGVEQVRLDATTISGHHLISESGLFQFGHSKDDPNLPQVKLMMGMIDPLGMPLVTQVVSGEQADDGLYIPAYQQIAATLNKKGLLFVGDCKMSSLSTRCNIHIQGDYYLCPLSLVGKTPELLAGWIDDAVAGKFPLVDIKRTSVHHNSETSQDLDVLETTIATGYEVCRHVEVVDEQLPLLCWQERVFVIHSQTLAKQQIQGLETRLHNAQQKLMALTPQKGRGKRQINDLQVLLQKATQILRLHRVEGLLSFDYECQETVEQTYIGRGRPTSRPKQITHKIRYQIQTVIRNESAIAQAQKTFGWRAFVSNAPKSHLSLEQGVLTYRDEWIAERGFHRLKGASLSIAPMFVQRDDQVTGLINLLSLALRLLTIIEFVVRRQLTVQSVNSLAGLYPEHPNKRTAQPTAERLLRAFSNITLTIIEARGQRFGYVPPLNPLQQEIISLLGLSPDIYSNLVDNSS, encoded by the coding sequence ATGGCACATTTACCCCAACAAATAATCTCAGAACGAATCGACGATATTGTTCTGCTGCTAGAGGTGATGAAAAAAATGGGACTACCAGAAATCCTCAACCAACATCTGCCACGTCACTGGAAACAAGAAGGACTGGATTGGGGATGGGTAGCTTGCATTTGGTTATCATATATCATCTCACAGGGCGACCACCGAAAAGTACGTGTTCGAGAATGGGTAGAACAAAGACGCTACACCATAGAGCAAGTATGCTCAATCAAAATTAGAGAAACAGACTTTACCGATGACCGTTTAGGAATACTGTTGAAGCGATTAAGCAAGCCCGAAACTTGGTCACAAATAGAACGGTTTCTCACGCAAAACACCATCCGAGCCTATGAATTAGGGGTGGAGCAAGTACGTTTAGATGCAACAACAATCAGTGGACACCATTTAATCAGCGAGTCAGGTTTATTCCAATTTGGACACAGCAAGGATGACCCGAACCTGCCACAGGTAAAACTAATGATGGGGATGATTGACCCATTGGGGATGCCCCTTGTCACCCAGGTGGTATCTGGAGAACAAGCAGATGATGGGTTGTACATTCCCGCCTACCAACAAATTGCTGCCACGTTGAACAAAAAAGGGTTGTTGTTTGTTGGTGACTGTAAAATGAGTTCACTATCAACACGCTGCAACATACATATTCAGGGAGATTACTACCTATGCCCATTATCCTTAGTTGGTAAAACTCCAGAACTTCTTGCTGGCTGGATAGATGATGCTGTTGCTGGTAAATTTCCACTTGTGGATATCAAGCGAACCAGTGTTCATCACAACAGTGAAACCAGCCAAGACTTAGATGTCCTTGAAACTACTATCGCCACTGGCTATGAGGTGTGTCGTCATGTCGAGGTGGTTGATGAACAATTGCCATTACTATGCTGGCAAGAAAGGGTGTTTGTGATTCATTCACAGACACTTGCAAAACAACAAATTCAAGGATTAGAGACACGACTTCACAACGCACAGCAGAAGTTGATGGCGTTAACTCCACAAAAAGGTCGCGGTAAACGACAAATCAACGACCTACAGGTTTTATTACAAAAAGCAACACAAATTCTGCGCCTTCATCGAGTCGAAGGCTTACTGAGTTTCGATTATGAGTGCCAGGAAACTGTTGAACAAACCTACATTGGTCGAGGTCGTCCCACATCCCGCCCCAAGCAAATTACACACAAAATTAGGTATCAAATCCAGACCGTTATCCGCAATGAAAGTGCTATTGCCCAAGCTCAAAAAACTTTTGGCTGGAGGGCTTTTGTCAGCAATGCTCCAAAGAGTCACTTATCTCTCGAACAAGGTGTTCTGACTTATAGAGACGAATGGATTGCTGAACGTGGTTTTCATCGCCTTAAGGGTGCGTCACTTTCGATTGCCCCAATGTTTGTGCAACGTGATGACCAAGTTACAGGTCTGATTAATTTACTGAGTCTCGCCCTCCGTTTGCTGACAATCATTGAGTTTGTTGTCAGACGACAACTGACTGTACAGTCAGTCAACTCTCTTGCTGGACTTTATCCCGAACATCCAAACAAACGAACTGCCCAACCTACTGCTGAACGGTTGTTACGTGCTTTTTCTAATATCACTTTGACGATTATTGAAGCCCGTGGTCAGCGTTTTGGTTATGTTCCTCCTTTAAACCCTCTACAGCAGGAAATCATTAGTTTACTTGGGCTTTCACCTGATATTTATAGCAATCTTGTGGATAATTCCTCGTAA
- a CDS encoding strawberry notch family protein, whose amino-acid sequence MSPPSPTYKPHLPQHIITQGLLSEAQFESVIYAGQAHSEYLSGSYIVDDSWDNVTVAANSEENAVRFRRGWFLGDGTGAGKGRQCAGIILDNWCQGRRKAIWVSKSAALIEDARRDWCAMGGDEKDIIDLSNIKLGDRIPFTEGILFCTYSTLRSQKNGKSRLKQIVEWAGKDFEGAICFDECHAMGNAMAVEGTLGLVSASQQGIVGLRLQNALPLARVVYVSATGATKVSNLSYANRLGLWQTGDFPFNSREDFVESIEVGGIAAMEVVARDLKALGLYLARSLSFSSLNQQNLRNNKNYSRIKVNFSPFA is encoded by the coding sequence GTGTCTCCCCCATCTCCCACATACAAACCCCATTTACCTCAGCACATCATCACTCAAGGCTTGTTATCTGAGGCACAGTTTGAAAGCGTAATTTACGCAGGTCAGGCTCACTCTGAATATCTGTCAGGGTCTTATATTGTGGACGATTCGTGGGATAATGTGACTGTAGCCGCAAATAGTGAAGAAAACGCTGTTAGATTTCGCCGTGGCTGGTTCTTAGGTGATGGCACTGGTGCGGGTAAAGGTAGACAATGCGCGGGAATCATCCTCGACAACTGGTGTCAGGGACGACGCAAAGCTATCTGGGTATCGAAAAGTGCCGCACTGATTGAGGATGCGCGTAGAGATTGGTGTGCTATGGGTGGTGATGAGAAAGACATCATCGACCTCAGTAACATTAAATTAGGCGATCGCATTCCATTCACTGAAGGCATCTTGTTCTGCACCTACTCGACTTTACGTTCCCAAAAGAATGGTAAAAGTCGGCTTAAGCAAATCGTTGAATGGGCTGGCAAGGACTTTGAGGGGGCGATCTGTTTTGACGAGTGCCACGCAATGGGCAACGCAATGGCAGTTGAGGGAACACTTGGCTTAGTGAGCGCATCACAGCAGGGTATAGTCGGGCTGCGCTTGCAAAACGCATTACCTTTAGCACGGGTAGTTTATGTCTCTGCTACCGGAGCCACCAAAGTATCAAACTTATCCTATGCCAATCGCCTCGGACTCTGGCAGACTGGGGATTTCCCGTTTAACTCGCGTGAGGACTTCGTGGAATCCATTGAAGTCGGCGGTATTGCGGCAATGGAAGTGGTGGCGCGAGATTTAAAGGCGTTGGGGTTGTATCTGGCGCGGAGTCTCAGTTTTTCATCATTAAATCAACAAAATTTAAGAAATAACAAGAATTATTCAAGGATTAAGGTAAATTTCTCACCGTTCGCGTAA